In Roseisolibacter agri, the following proteins share a genomic window:
- a CDS encoding ShlB/FhaC/HecB family hemolysin secretion/activation protein, giving the protein MPLAVVVAVALVSVAQPRADTAPPPVTAPALLARARVARLAQDSALRAYEALARERVTATLGVLGDLGPERTIFRQENAARVRWTRAAGVDLEILGRRRYVGVPGLRTNDAAAVDAPVPYYPGRDALWIGGGRFVRTETRENELVHPLADGAETYYAYAVGDSVSIRLPDGGAVRLRELRVTPRRAGWRLSVGSFWFDERTAQLVRAAYRTTAPIDLWEQARASEDRTERPPRWIPWLLGPARGELRAVTIEHALHEGRIWLPRAQYAEGVLEAGASRIGLRIEQRFEYAQVSVDASAEVAALPPLPPRAAALAAWRDSLVALDSLRTGALRGALAGVRTGRDSLRLWRAHRAWRDSSLRTLARARREDVGAQCRDGTQSTRTRTRYGRRLPARVVVPCDEAALATASIFTTPILAEDEAGWRVPAREELARLLDADRQPAWAPQPVTLHGPFGYTRYNRVEGLSVGGALRQTLGLGYRWEASARFSEADRQFGAEAWMERGDVARRWRAGAYRRLEQADNYGAAFRFGASLQNVMSGLDEQFYYRAAGAELTGVRAARGGAVAGHGVTWRAFAERQTDAPAHARFTVQRAFGNDRAAFDSNVVDTIPARAASLAGAAVRWRAHRGDDAAPWRLTGDARAEAAAGSLAYLRAALDVGVERTLPGAFRIATTAAGGTSAGTLPPQRWWALGGWQTVRGHTAGTRRGDAFWLGRAELRWERPPYVQPAVFTDAGWAGPRDALHDGFRHATMLRSAGAGVAFYNGLFRFDAARALTPGARWRWDSYAVARF; this is encoded by the coding sequence ATGCCGCTCGCGGTCGTCGTCGCCGTCGCGCTCGTGTCGGTCGCGCAGCCGCGCGCCGACACGGCACCGCCGCCCGTCACGGCGCCCGCGCTGCTCGCCCGCGCGCGCGTCGCGCGCCTGGCGCAGGACTCCGCCCTCCGCGCCTACGAGGCTCTCGCCCGCGAGCGCGTCACCGCCACCCTCGGCGTGCTCGGCGACCTGGGGCCGGAGCGCACGATCTTCCGGCAGGAGAATGCGGCGCGCGTGCGCTGGACGCGCGCCGCCGGCGTCGATCTCGAGATCCTCGGACGGCGGCGGTACGTGGGCGTGCCCGGCCTGCGCACGAACGACGCGGCCGCGGTGGACGCGCCGGTGCCGTACTACCCGGGCCGCGACGCGCTCTGGATCGGCGGCGGCCGCTTCGTGCGCACCGAGACGCGCGAGAACGAGCTGGTGCACCCGCTCGCCGACGGCGCGGAGACGTACTACGCGTACGCGGTCGGCGACTCCGTGAGCATCCGCCTGCCGGACGGCGGCGCGGTGCGCCTGCGCGAGCTGCGCGTGACGCCGCGGCGCGCGGGCTGGCGGCTCAGCGTCGGCTCCTTCTGGTTCGACGAGCGCACCGCGCAGCTCGTGCGCGCGGCCTACCGCACCACCGCGCCGATCGACCTGTGGGAGCAGGCGCGCGCGTCGGAGGACCGCACCGAGCGGCCGCCGCGCTGGATCCCCTGGCTCCTGGGCCCCGCGCGCGGCGAGCTGCGCGCGGTCACCATCGAGCACGCGCTGCACGAGGGGCGCATCTGGCTCCCACGCGCACAGTACGCCGAGGGCGTGCTGGAGGCGGGCGCGTCGCGCATCGGGCTGCGCATCGAGCAGCGCTTCGAGTACGCGCAGGTGAGCGTCGACGCGAGCGCAGAGGTCGCGGCGCTTCCACCGCTCCCGCCGCGCGCCGCCGCGCTGGCCGCGTGGCGCGACTCGCTGGTGGCGCTCGACTCGCTGCGCACGGGCGCGCTGCGCGGCGCGCTCGCGGGCGTGCGGACGGGGCGCGACTCGCTGCGCCTCTGGCGCGCGCATCGCGCGTGGCGCGACAGCTCCCTGCGCACGCTCGCGCGCGCCCGCCGCGAGGACGTGGGCGCGCAGTGCCGCGACGGCACGCAGTCCACGCGCACCCGCACGCGCTACGGGCGCCGCCTGCCCGCACGCGTCGTCGTGCCGTGCGACGAGGCCGCGCTCGCGACGGCGTCGATCTTCACCACGCCCATCCTGGCCGAGGACGAGGCGGGGTGGCGGGTGCCGGCGCGCGAGGAGCTGGCGCGGCTGCTCGACGCGGACCGCCAGCCGGCGTGGGCGCCGCAGCCCGTCACGCTGCACGGGCCGTTCGGCTACACGCGCTACAACCGCGTCGAGGGGCTCTCCGTCGGTGGCGCGCTGCGGCAGACGCTCGGCCTCGGCTACCGCTGGGAGGCGAGCGCGCGCTTCTCCGAGGCCGACCGGCAATTCGGTGCGGAGGCGTGGATGGAGCGCGGCGACGTGGCCCGGCGCTGGCGCGCGGGCGCCTATCGCCGCCTGGAGCAGGCCGACAACTACGGCGCGGCATTCCGCTTCGGCGCCAGCCTGCAGAACGTGATGTCGGGCCTCGACGAGCAGTTCTACTACCGCGCCGCGGGCGCGGAGCTGACGGGCGTGCGCGCCGCGCGCGGTGGTGCCGTCGCGGGCCACGGCGTGACGTGGCGGGCCTTCGCGGAGCGACAGACGGATGCGCCGGCGCACGCCCGCTTCACGGTGCAGCGCGCATTCGGCAACGACCGCGCGGCGTTCGACTCGAACGTCGTCGACACGATCCCGGCGCGCGCCGCGTCGCTCGCGGGTGCCGCGGTGCGCTGGCGTGCCCACCGCGGCGACGACGCGGCGCCCTGGCGCCTGACGGGCGATGCGCGCGCCGAGGCGGCCGCGGGCTCGCTCGCGTACCTGCGCGCCGCGCTCGACGTGGGCGTGGAGCGCACGCTGCCGGGCGCATTCCGCATCGCCACGACGGCGGCCGGCGGCACCAGCGCCGGCACGCTCCCCCCGCAGCGCTGGTGGGCGCTCGGCGGCTGGCAGACGGTGCGCGGCCACACGGCCGGCACGCGCCGCGGCGACGCGTTCTGGCTCGGCCGCGCGGAGCTGCGCTGGGAGCGCCCGCCGTACGTGCAGCCCGCGGTCTTCACGGACGCCGGCTGGGCGGGCCCGCGCGACGCGCTGCACGACGGCTTCCGCCACGCGACGATGCTGCGCAGCGCCGGCGCGGGCGTCGCGTTCTACAACGGCCTGTTCCGCTTCGACGCGGCGCGCGCGCTGACGCCGGGCGCGCGGTGGCGGTGGGATTCGTACGCGGTCGCGCGGTTCTGA
- a CDS encoding response regulator transcription factor gives MRVLIIEDDRMLARLVERTLGEAGYAVDVTRSADEGRDAALASAYDAVLLDLELPDRSGLEVVRTLRREGRDVPVLIMTGRDDDQDIVKGLDAGADDYLLKPVNPEVLKARLRAAVRRGGANRADQQLVIGDLAMNRLARTVLGNGKDVSLTPKEFAMLEHLMLRAEEVVSRTELLEHVWNMKFDPGSNVVDAHVARLRQKLRGVTRPEIRTSRGVGFVLTMREA, from the coding sequence ATGCGCGTCCTGATCATCGAGGACGACCGGATGCTGGCACGGCTCGTCGAGCGCACGCTCGGCGAGGCCGGATACGCGGTCGACGTCACCCGCAGCGCGGACGAGGGGCGCGACGCCGCGCTCGCCTCCGCCTACGACGCCGTGCTGCTGGACCTCGAGCTCCCCGATCGCAGCGGGCTCGAGGTCGTGCGCACGCTGCGCCGCGAGGGCCGCGACGTGCCGGTCCTCATCATGACCGGCCGCGACGACGACCAGGACATCGTGAAGGGGCTGGACGCCGGCGCCGACGACTACCTGCTCAAGCCGGTGAACCCCGAGGTGCTCAAGGCCCGCCTGCGCGCCGCCGTGCGCCGCGGGGGCGCCAACCGCGCCGACCAGCAGCTGGTCATCGGCGACCTGGCGATGAACCGCCTCGCCCGCACGGTCCTGGGCAACGGCAAGGACGTGTCGCTCACGCCCAAGGAGTTCGCGATGCTCGAGCACCTCATGCTGCGCGCCGAGGAGGTCGTGTCGCGCACCGAGCTGCTGGAGCACGTGTGGAACATGAAGTTCGACCCGGGCTCCAACGTCGTCGACGCGCACGTGGCGCGGCTGCGCCAGAAGCTGCGCGGCGTCACCCGCCCCGAGATCCGCACCTCGCGCGGCGTGGGGTTCGTGCTGACGATGCGCGAGGCCTGA
- a CDS encoding CHASE domain-containing protein — protein MSSPPPPGAPDAPGALDAAPPDAVRPRAAGAGGGDRAGDHAGEHAGEHPGDHASDDPARGVSAHAVLRAGDVEARQRAARRWPRRSPFLVLAASLLFTVAATAFVAISGRSRAEARFENARQGAEDRINARIDTYIALLHGAGALFAASETVTAADFGSFVSHLDLAGRFPGVRALGYSERLGPWTADTAAVAARLVSLHARGSAAGRLWPDVPRDEQHAIVFLEPLDARNRTALGYDMYSDAVRRAAMARARDTGLPASSGAVTLVQDAGPERQRGFLVYVPVYRTGAPVGDVAARREALTGFVYAAFRADDLLAGIFGSEQEPRVLFRLHDGRDTSRATLLADSRRLPGVQLPVNDGAVLDPLAAPPLQAVRTLDVGGRPWTLVFESIPERGGASRDALAVLVALAGLGVSLALFLLTRAEVRARERAERSEAMRSRFFAAMSHELRTPINAILGYNDLLLGGVYGALPPTHEDGIRRSQRAARHLLELVNDVLDLSKLEAGKIDVAPEPVRLDELLEDLLTTIRPMAQERGCVLELSRSACALSIRTDPRRLRQILLNLLSNATKFGAGHPVRITCECLPHGAVQPGRRRRRTAADAVLISVSDSGPGIARDDQERIFEEFVQLPGTAPGGTGLGLPISRRLAELLGGALTVESSIGVGSTFHVTLPRENRRTAKR, from the coding sequence ATGTCCTCGCCCCCGCCGCCCGGCGCCCCCGACGCGCCCGGCGCGCTCGACGCCGCGCCCCCGGATGCGGTCCGCCCCCGCGCGGCCGGCGCCGGGGGTGGCGACCGCGCGGGCGATCACGCGGGCGAGCACGCGGGCGAGCATCCCGGGGACCACGCGAGCGACGATCCGGCCCGCGGCGTCAGCGCGCATGCGGTGCTGCGGGCCGGGGACGTCGAGGCCCGCCAGCGGGCCGCGCGGCGCTGGCCGCGCCGCTCGCCCTTCCTCGTGCTGGCCGCGTCGCTGCTCTTCACCGTCGCGGCCACGGCCTTCGTCGCCATCTCCGGGCGCAGCCGCGCGGAAGCGCGCTTCGAGAACGCGCGGCAGGGGGCGGAGGACCGCATCAACGCGCGCATCGACACCTACATCGCGCTGCTGCACGGCGCGGGCGCGCTGTTCGCCGCGAGCGAGACGGTCACCGCCGCGGACTTCGGCAGCTTCGTCTCGCACCTCGACCTCGCGGGGCGCTTTCCGGGCGTGCGCGCCCTCGGCTACAGCGAGCGCCTGGGGCCGTGGACCGCCGACACCGCCGCCGTCGCCGCGCGGCTCGTGTCGCTGCACGCGCGCGGCAGCGCGGCCGGACGCCTCTGGCCCGACGTCCCGCGCGACGAGCAGCACGCGATCGTCTTCCTCGAGCCGCTCGACGCGCGCAACCGCACCGCGCTCGGCTACGACATGTACAGCGACGCGGTGCGCCGGGCGGCGATGGCGCGCGCGCGCGACACCGGCCTGCCCGCGTCCAGCGGCGCGGTCACGCTGGTGCAGGACGCGGGGCCCGAGCGCCAGCGCGGCTTCCTCGTCTACGTGCCCGTCTACCGCACCGGTGCGCCGGTGGGCGACGTGGCGGCGCGGCGCGAGGCGCTCACCGGCTTCGTCTACGCCGCCTTCCGCGCCGACGACCTGCTCGCCGGCATCTTCGGCAGCGAGCAGGAGCCGCGCGTTCTCTTCCGCCTGCACGACGGCCGCGACACCTCGCGCGCCACGCTGCTGGCCGACTCGCGCCGGCTCCCCGGGGTGCAGCTCCCGGTGAACGACGGCGCCGTGCTCGACCCGCTCGCCGCGCCGCCGCTGCAGGCGGTGCGCACGCTCGACGTGGGCGGACGGCCGTGGACGCTGGTCTTCGAGTCGATCCCCGAGCGCGGCGGCGCGTCGCGCGACGCGCTCGCCGTGCTGGTCGCGCTCGCGGGCCTCGGCGTCAGCCTGGCGCTCTTCCTCCTCACGCGCGCCGAGGTGCGCGCCCGCGAGCGCGCGGAGCGCAGCGAGGCGATGCGCTCGCGCTTCTTCGCCGCGATGAGCCACGAGCTGCGCACGCCCATCAACGCGATCCTCGGCTACAACGACCTGCTGCTGGGCGGCGTGTACGGCGCGCTGCCGCCGACGCACGAGGACGGGATCCGCCGCAGCCAGCGCGCCGCGCGCCACCTGCTGGAGCTGGTGAACGACGTGCTCGACCTCAGCAAGCTCGAGGCGGGGAAGATCGACGTCGCGCCGGAGCCGGTGCGCCTCGACGAGCTGCTGGAGGACCTGCTCACGACCATCCGCCCGATGGCGCAGGAGCGTGGGTGCGTGCTCGAGCTCTCGCGCTCCGCGTGCGCGCTGTCGATCCGCACCGATCCGCGGCGGCTGCGGCAGATCCTGCTCAACCTGCTCTCCAACGCGACCAAGTTCGGCGCCGGCCATCCGGTGCGCATCACGTGCGAGTGCCTGCCGCACGGAGCCGTGCAGCCGGGCCGCCGCCGCCGGCGTACCGCGGCCGACGCCGTGCTCATCAGCGTCAGCGACAGCGGGCCGGGCATCGCGCGCGACGACCAGGAGCGCATCTTCGAGGAGTTCGTGCAGCTGCCGGGCACCGCACCCGGTGGCACCGGACTCGGCCTTCCGATCTCGCGACGGCTCGCGGAGTTGCTGGGCGGCGCGCTCACGGTCGAATCGTCGATCGGCGTGGGCAGCACCTTCCACGTGACGCTTCCCCGCGAGAATCGTCGCACCGCCAAGCGATGA
- a CDS encoding PAS domain-containing protein: MSPAIPADAVAAPGPPAALSAAVVHAMPTAVVVVDAQGRVALANAAATALLGAGAGALPDAALRAAHARVAAGGAPETVQARGADGRWLQHRLVAIADGVAIFTTDVTVMPAGEALRAVGDGMWAWDVATGRVTLSAEWCALAGHAPGELGEDVEAWRAPIHPEDLPDALALLEEHLDGRTPHYESEHRMRRTDGRWAWVLDRGRVVARDGAGRPLRVVGTCTDVSARKLREAMLIERTRQLELAVRAGGLGTWKWDIASDVISFSASYSPVFGPRAAERVPHLEAFLGTIHPDDRAHVRGAIGDALAGRAEYDVTCRVLQADGSVRWLADRGDVIRDAAGAPVAMIGVARDVTEERVQADLMRASEARLRLALEAARMGTWEWDADARVASYSDTVGPLLGQPAGWTPSPDELLDLVPVDEQERVRTAMFELPAGGGPSVTEFRVSLREGGSRHLEAHAVARHDGGHTRVVGALSDVTDRVRLEEQLRQAQKMEAVGQLAGGVAHDFNNLLTVIGGNLSFVRADLPPDHAAQADLAEIARASDRARTLVRQLLAFSRKQVLSPRALDLNEVVRGAEKLLRRVIGEEIVLETALGRDVGIVLADAGQLDQVLLNLAVNARDAMLTAQHGHAGSGGTLTLETGTVTLDARTAPAWAPLAPGRYVRLIVRDTGHGMDQTTRAHAFEPFFTTKPVGAGTGLGLATVYGIVAQSGGTVRLDSAPGQGTTVTILLPEVEAMPREGDTGSWPVPTPGQQGIVLLVEDEAAVRATARRIMERHGYAVLEARHGADALMLWQTHGREVTAVVTDLRMPEMGGRELASVLREDRPDLPLVLVTGYADQPLVAHLGRGTAYVEKPFTGDALLAALRQVVSGEP; this comes from the coding sequence ATGTCGCCAGCCATTCCCGCCGACGCCGTCGCGGCGCCGGGCCCGCCCGCCGCCCTGTCCGCCGCCGTGGTGCACGCGATGCCCACCGCGGTCGTCGTGGTGGACGCGCAGGGGCGGGTCGCGCTGGCCAACGCGGCGGCGACCGCGCTCCTCGGCGCGGGCGCGGGCGCGCTGCCGGACGCCGCGCTGCGCGCCGCGCACGCGCGCGTGGCCGCCGGCGGCGCGCCGGAGACCGTGCAGGCGCGCGGCGCCGACGGGCGCTGGCTGCAGCACCGGCTGGTCGCGATCGCCGACGGCGTGGCGATCTTCACGACCGACGTCACGGTCATGCCCGCGGGCGAGGCGCTGCGCGCCGTCGGTGACGGGATGTGGGCGTGGGACGTCGCGACGGGCCGCGTGACGCTGAGCGCCGAGTGGTGCGCGCTGGCGGGGCACGCGCCGGGCGAGCTGGGGGAGGACGTGGAGGCGTGGCGCGCGCCGATCCACCCCGAGGACCTGCCGGACGCGCTGGCGCTGCTCGAGGAGCACCTGGACGGGCGGACGCCGCACTACGAGAGCGAGCACCGCATGCGGCGGACGGACGGCCGCTGGGCGTGGGTGCTGGACCGCGGCCGGGTGGTCGCGCGCGATGGCGCGGGGCGGCCGCTGCGCGTGGTGGGCACGTGCACCGACGTGAGCGCGCGCAAGCTGCGCGAGGCGATGCTCATCGAGCGCACGCGGCAGCTGGAGCTGGCCGTGCGTGCGGGCGGGCTGGGGACGTGGAAGTGGGACATCGCCAGCGACGTGATCTCGTTCTCGGCGAGCTACTCGCCGGTGTTCGGCCCGCGGGCGGCGGAGCGGGTGCCGCACCTGGAGGCGTTCCTCGGCACGATCCATCCCGACGACCGCGCGCACGTGCGCGGCGCGATCGGCGACGCGCTGGCCGGCCGCGCCGAGTACGACGTCACGTGCCGCGTGCTGCAGGCCGACGGGAGCGTGCGGTGGCTGGCGGACCGCGGCGACGTGATCCGCGACGCGGCCGGCGCGCCGGTGGCGATGATCGGCGTCGCGCGCGACGTGACCGAGGAGCGCGTGCAGGCCGACCTGATGCGGGCCAGCGAGGCGCGGCTGCGGCTCGCGCTGGAGGCGGCGCGCATGGGGACGTGGGAGTGGGACGCCGACGCGCGCGTCGCGAGCTACAGCGACACCGTCGGTCCGCTGCTCGGCCAGCCGGCGGGGTGGACGCCGTCGCCGGACGAGCTCCTGGACCTGGTGCCGGTGGACGAGCAGGAGCGCGTGCGCACCGCGATGTTCGAGCTGCCCGCGGGCGGCGGGCCGTCGGTGACGGAGTTCCGCGTCTCGCTGCGCGAGGGCGGCTCGCGGCACCTGGAGGCGCACGCGGTGGCGCGGCACGACGGCGGGCACACGCGCGTGGTGGGCGCGCTGAGCGACGTCACGGACCGCGTGCGGCTGGAGGAGCAGCTGCGCCAGGCGCAGAAGATGGAGGCCGTGGGGCAGCTGGCCGGCGGCGTCGCGCACGACTTCAACAACCTGCTGACCGTCATCGGCGGGAACCTGAGCTTCGTGCGCGCGGACCTGCCGCCGGACCACGCCGCGCAGGCCGACCTGGCGGAGATCGCGCGCGCGTCGGACCGCGCGCGCACGCTGGTGCGGCAGCTGCTCGCGTTCAGCCGCAAGCAGGTGCTGTCGCCGCGCGCGCTGGACCTCAACGAGGTGGTGCGCGGCGCGGAGAAGCTGCTGCGGCGCGTGATCGGCGAGGAGATCGTGCTGGAGACGGCGCTCGGCCGCGACGTGGGGATCGTGCTCGCGGACGCGGGGCAGCTGGACCAGGTGCTGCTGAACCTCGCCGTGAACGCGCGCGACGCGATGCTGACGGCGCAGCACGGCCACGCGGGGAGCGGCGGCACGCTGACGCTGGAGACGGGGACCGTGACGCTGGACGCGCGCACCGCGCCCGCGTGGGCGCCGCTGGCGCCGGGCCGCTACGTGCGGCTGATCGTGCGCGACACGGGGCACGGCATGGACCAGACGACGCGCGCGCACGCGTTCGAGCCGTTCTTCACGACGAAGCCCGTGGGCGCGGGCACGGGGCTGGGGCTGGCGACGGTGTACGGCATCGTCGCGCAGAGCGGTGGCACGGTGCGGCTGGACAGCGCGCCGGGGCAGGGGACGACGGTCACGATCCTCCTCCCCGAGGTCGAGGCGATGCCGCGGGAGGGCGATACCGGCAGCTGGCCCGTCCCGACGCCGGGGCAGCAGGGGATCGTGCTGCTGGTGGAGGACGAGGCGGCCGTGCGGGCGACGGCGCGGCGCATCATGGAGCGGCACGGCTACGCGGTGCTGGAGGCGCGCCACGGCGCGGACGCGCTCATGCTGTGGCAGACGCATGGCCGCGAGGTGACCGCGGTGGTGACGGACCTGCGCATGCCCGAGATGGGCGGGCGCGAGCTGGCGAGCGTGCTGCGCGAGGACCGCCCCGACCTGCCGCTGGTGCTGGTGACGGGATACGCGGACCAGCCGCTCGTCGCGCACCTCGGCCGGGGAACCGCGTACGTCGAGAAGCCGTTCACGGGAGACGCGCTGCTCGCGGCGCTGCGCCAGGTGGTGTCGGGCGAGCCGTGA
- a CDS encoding PAS domain-containing protein, translated as MSVRSPDPLPMAPPETDLAAHREVQDVVRDAARLEALRASGLRNDGEGPELERIARLAARALGAPAAFLSLVDESCDHYLASHGLPEPLATTRQLTGPTLCHHTIAVATPAEPLVIGDTAADPRYRDVPTVRSLGVAAYVGVPLLWDGQAIGALCAIDVVPRAWSDDDVAAMRDAAAAAQHALELRGLARQAADAHRRVASVLSSISDAFFTLDRQWRFTFVNDRAEQVLLRRRDGLLRRTIWDEFPAAVDSAFDREYRRAMATGEPVAFDAYYPPPLDAWYEVRAYPGPEGLAVYFQDVTARRRAAAALAESEARFRTVQDASTDGSFLAHAVRDALGRIVDLRFVYANAAAREILGLGDVPVVDRTLSELFPASVAEGRLAVYARVIETGEPWLGQVAYAHHGVQRGLRATAVKVGDGVHIAFADLSERIRAAEERERLLLALQEERAVRDAVNAQMPAGLIVVEAPSGRLLYWNHETERLFGHPMIPVDEVSEYGPYGGVHADGRRFAPQEYPIARAVRGEVLDQFPLTYQRPDGTMVRLSVNATPVRDAAGTITHAVCTIMDVTARERAAERTRQLQVVSAALAAAVTPADVTELFVSHAVETIGAFGGSLALVEGDGTHAAFAHAVGYDAADVARWQRFPIALATPFGDAIRTGETIALATRDEWLARYPHLVPADRPHACESLLALPLLVGDRAIGVVGLGFHGARGPSADERTYLQTLAGITAQALDRARAYEGEHVARAEAEEARHRAEVTRREAELANSVKAQFLATMSHELRTPLNAIGGYTQLLEMGVHGPVTGAQSEALARVQRSQQHLLGLINSVLNYAKLEAGKITYELTSVPAPEIVRAVEALVAPQARAKGVVLTVEEPAAPLAVRADLEKARQVVLNLLSNAVKFTAGGGRVTVAFARADGMATIAVRDTGRGIPADQLPRVFDPFVQVGRRLTSEDEGTGLGLAISRDLARGMGGDLTAESAEGVGSTFRFTLPVATGA; from the coding sequence GTGAGCGTCCGCTCCCCCGACCCGTTGCCGATGGCGCCGCCCGAGACCGACCTCGCCGCGCACCGCGAGGTGCAGGACGTCGTGCGCGACGCCGCGCGGCTCGAGGCGCTGCGCGCGAGCGGGCTGCGCAATGACGGCGAGGGGCCGGAGCTGGAGCGCATCGCGCGGCTGGCGGCGCGCGCGCTGGGCGCGCCGGCGGCGTTCCTGTCGCTGGTGGACGAGTCGTGCGACCACTATCTCGCGTCGCACGGGCTGCCGGAGCCGCTCGCGACCACGCGGCAGCTCACGGGGCCGACGCTCTGCCACCACACGATCGCGGTCGCCACGCCCGCCGAGCCGCTGGTGATCGGCGACACCGCGGCCGATCCGCGCTATCGCGACGTGCCCACGGTGCGCTCGCTCGGCGTGGCGGCGTACGTCGGCGTGCCGCTGCTGTGGGACGGGCAGGCGATCGGCGCGCTGTGCGCGATCGACGTCGTGCCGCGCGCGTGGAGCGACGACGACGTGGCGGCGATGCGCGACGCGGCCGCGGCGGCGCAGCACGCGCTGGAGCTGCGTGGGCTCGCGCGCCAGGCGGCGGACGCGCACCGGCGCGTGGCGTCGGTGCTGTCGAGCATCAGCGACGCGTTCTTCACGCTCGACCGGCAGTGGCGCTTCACCTTCGTGAACGACCGCGCGGAGCAGGTGCTGCTGCGCCGCCGCGACGGGCTGCTGCGGCGCACCATCTGGGACGAGTTCCCCGCGGCGGTGGACTCGGCGTTCGACCGCGAGTACCGCCGCGCGATGGCGACCGGCGAGCCGGTGGCGTTCGACGCGTACTACCCGCCGCCGCTGGACGCGTGGTACGAGGTGCGCGCGTATCCGGGCCCCGAAGGGCTCGCGGTCTACTTCCAGGACGTCACCGCGCGGCGCCGCGCCGCGGCCGCGCTGGCCGAGAGCGAGGCGCGCTTCCGCACGGTGCAGGACGCGTCCACCGACGGCTCGTTCCTGGCGCACGCGGTGCGCGACGCGCTGGGACGCATCGTCGACCTGCGCTTCGTCTACGCGAACGCGGCAGCGCGCGAGATCCTGGGGCTCGGCGACGTGCCGGTGGTGGACCGCACGCTCTCCGAGCTGTTCCCCGCGAGCGTCGCCGAGGGGCGGCTCGCGGTGTACGCGCGCGTGATCGAGACGGGCGAGCCGTGGCTGGGCCAGGTCGCCTACGCGCATCATGGCGTGCAGCGCGGGCTGCGCGCGACCGCGGTGAAGGTCGGCGACGGCGTGCACATCGCGTTCGCCGACCTCTCGGAGCGCATCCGCGCGGCGGAGGAACGCGAGCGCCTGCTGCTGGCGCTCCAGGAGGAGCGCGCGGTGCGCGACGCCGTCAACGCGCAGATGCCGGCGGGGCTGATCGTGGTCGAGGCGCCGAGCGGGCGCCTGCTCTACTGGAACCACGAGACCGAGCGGCTGTTCGGGCACCCGATGATCCCCGTCGACGAGGTGTCGGAGTACGGCCCGTACGGCGGCGTGCACGCCGACGGCCGGCGCTTCGCGCCACAGGAGTACCCGATCGCGCGCGCGGTGCGCGGGGAGGTGCTGGACCAGTTCCCGCTGACGTACCAGCGGCCCGACGGGACGATGGTGCGCCTGAGCGTGAACGCGACGCCGGTGCGCGACGCGGCGGGCACGATCACGCACGCGGTGTGCACGATCATGGACGTCACGGCGCGCGAGCGCGCGGCCGAGCGCACGCGGCAGCTGCAGGTCGTGTCGGCGGCGCTGGCGGCGGCGGTGACGCCGGCCGACGTGACGGAGCTGTTCGTGTCGCACGCGGTGGAGACGATCGGCGCGTTCGGCGGCTCGCTGGCGCTGGTGGAGGGCGACGGCACGCACGCGGCGTTCGCGCACGCGGTGGGCTACGACGCCGCCGACGTCGCGCGCTGGCAGCGGTTCCCGATCGCGCTGGCGACGCCGTTCGGCGACGCGATCCGCACCGGCGAGACGATCGCGCTGGCGACGCGCGACGAGTGGCTGGCGCGCTATCCGCACCTCGTGCCGGCGGACCGGCCGCACGCGTGCGAGTCGCTGCTCGCGCTGCCGCTGCTGGTGGGCGACCGCGCGATCGGCGTCGTGGGGCTCGGCTTCCACGGCGCGCGCGGGCCGTCGGCCGACGAGCGCACGTACCTGCAGACGCTGGCGGGCATCACGGCGCAGGCGCTGGACCGCGCGCGCGCCTACGAGGGCGAGCATGTCGCGCGCGCGGAGGCCGAGGAGGCGCGCCACCGCGCGGAGGTCACGCGCCGCGAGGCGGAGCTGGCCAACTCGGTGAAGGCGCAGTTCCTGGCGACGATGTCGCACGAGCTGCGCACGCCGCTGAACGCGATCGGCGGCTACACGCAGCTGCTAGAGATGGGCGTGCACGGCCCGGTGACGGGTGCGCAGTCGGAGGCGCTGGCGCGCGTGCAGCGCAGCCAGCAGCACCTGCTGGGGCTCATCAACTCGGTGCTGAACTACGCCAAGCTGGAAGCGGGGAAGATCACGTACGAGCTGACCAGCGTGCCGGCGCCGGAGATCGTGCGCGCGGTGGAGGCGCTGGTGGCGCCGCAGGCGCGCGCGAAGGGCGTCGTGCTGACGGTCGAGGAGCCGGCGGCGCCGCTGGCGGTGCGCGCGGACCTCGAGAAGGCGCGGCAGGTGGTGCTCAACCTGCTCTCGAACGCGGTGAAGTTCACGGCCGGCGGCGGGCGCGTGACGGTGGCGTTCGCGCGCGCCGACGGCATGGCGACGATCGCGGTGCGCGACACGGGGCGCGGCATCCCGGCCGACCAGCTGCCGCGCGTGTTCGATCCGTTCGTGCAGGTGGGACGCCGGCTGACGTCCGAGGACGAGGGCACGGGGCTGGGGCTGGCGATCAGCCGCGACCTGGCGCGCGGGATGGGCGGCGACCTGACGGCGGAGAGCGCGGAGGGCGTGGGGTCGACGTTCCGGTTCACGCTGCCGGTGGCGACGGGCGCGTAG